A genome region from Microbacterium sp. CGR2 includes the following:
- a CDS encoding lyase family protein, whose amino-acid sequence MTAFDEGLLSPATVGRDDIVRDAVFLDALIASERALAAAYADIGMLSAADLAAIENVLRGRLTPGGSSIIEVDALIAAAVEGGNPVIPLVRQLKAATPEGLRVWVHRGATSQDIWDSAIMSVARVAAAQVGTSLGQVADGLNHLAVAHGGEVVVARTLTQHAVPTTFGARIDSWLLGIDRAATRLAALDFPAQLAGAGGTRASFVEITGSRKATGDLVAAFARRAGLSDTGAAWHVSRWPVTELGDALVQAIDALGKVATDVATLSRTEIGELFEGVGGGSSAMPQKQNPVESILIRSAALRAPGLGATLHLAAALAGDERPDGAWHAEWPTLRELLRLALGASAHAATLAENLHMDRAAASRNLALTGGLMVSERLAIVLVPLIGRARFDELIDAAVAGADLRDLVGAMAEASGVDLDQLLDPTAHLGTAAGGETR is encoded by the coding sequence ATGACCGCTTTCGATGAGGGACTGCTCTCGCCCGCGACCGTGGGACGCGACGACATCGTGCGCGACGCCGTGTTCCTCGACGCACTCATCGCTTCAGAGCGGGCGCTCGCCGCAGCGTACGCAGACATCGGGATGCTCTCTGCGGCCGATCTCGCGGCGATCGAGAATGTACTCCGTGGTCGGCTCACGCCGGGCGGCAGCTCGATCATCGAGGTCGACGCGCTGATCGCCGCCGCAGTCGAGGGCGGGAACCCGGTGATACCCCTCGTCCGGCAGCTCAAGGCCGCGACGCCGGAGGGTCTTCGAGTGTGGGTGCACCGCGGGGCGACCAGTCAGGACATCTGGGATTCGGCGATCATGTCGGTGGCGCGCGTGGCGGCGGCTCAGGTCGGGACGTCGCTCGGGCAGGTGGCAGACGGACTGAACCACCTCGCGGTGGCCCACGGCGGCGAGGTGGTTGTGGCGCGCACTCTCACCCAGCACGCCGTCCCGACCACGTTCGGCGCCAGGATCGACTCCTGGCTCCTCGGGATCGACCGTGCCGCCACTCGACTGGCCGCGCTCGACTTCCCCGCGCAGCTTGCTGGGGCCGGCGGGACCCGAGCATCATTCGTCGAGATCACCGGATCCCGCAAAGCGACCGGCGATCTGGTTGCCGCCTTCGCGCGGCGCGCGGGTCTGAGCGACACCGGAGCTGCCTGGCACGTCTCCCGCTGGCCGGTGACGGAACTCGGTGACGCTCTGGTGCAGGCCATCGACGCGCTCGGCAAGGTCGCCACCGACGTCGCGACCCTCAGCCGCACCGAGATCGGCGAGCTCTTCGAAGGCGTCGGCGGTGGCTCCTCCGCGATGCCGCAGAAGCAGAATCCGGTCGAATCGATCCTCATCCGCTCGGCAGCACTTCGGGCGCCCGGCCTCGGCGCCACGCTTCATCTGGCCGCAGCGCTCGCCGGCGACGAACGCCCGGACGGGGCATGGCACGCCGAGTGGCCCACCCTTCGCGAACTGCTGCGGCTCGCGCTCGGCGCCTCGGCGCACGCCGCCACGCTCGCCGAGAATCTGCATATGGACCGCGCCGCGGCATCCCGCAACCTCGCACTCACCGGTGGCCTGATGGTCAGCGAACGGCTCGCGATCGTGCTCGTGCCGCTGATCGGCCGCGCGCGATTCGATGAGCTGATCGACGCTGCCGTCGCGGGCGCGGATCTGCGCGACCTCGTCGGTGCGATGGCGGAGGCGTCTGGGGTCGATCTCGACCAGCTGCTCGACCCCACCGCGCACCTCGGCACGGCTGCAGGGGGAGAGACCCGATGA
- the pcaG gene encoding protocatechuate 3,4-dioxygenase subunit alpha — protein MSVPAKTHRPTAGQTVGPFFAYGIEYPKMHEVAFPHSPGAILLGGTVRDGAGNPIPDAFIEIFGADTDGTVPRARGAFRRDDHTFTGFGRTFTDAEGRYEFWTRNPGSRNRRAPFFATIVYARGLPDKLHTRIYLPDDATALDADPLLSSLSAEERATLIATRTADGRLKHDIRVQGEGETVFLVY, from the coding sequence ATGTCGGTGCCCGCCAAGACCCATCGGCCCACCGCGGGGCAGACCGTCGGCCCGTTCTTCGCCTACGGCATCGAGTACCCGAAGATGCATGAGGTGGCATTCCCGCATTCGCCCGGAGCGATCCTGCTCGGCGGCACCGTGCGTGACGGAGCGGGGAATCCGATCCCCGATGCATTCATCGAGATCTTCGGGGCGGATACCGACGGCACGGTGCCGCGCGCTCGCGGCGCCTTCCGCAGGGACGACCACACCTTCACCGGCTTCGGGCGCACCTTCACCGACGCCGAGGGGCGCTACGAGTTCTGGACCCGCAACCCCGGATCTCGCAACCGGCGGGCGCCGTTCTTCGCCACGATCGTCTACGCCCGCGGACTGCCGGACAAACTCCACACGCGCATCTACCTTCCGGACGATGCGACCGCTCTCGACGCGGATCCGCTGCTCTCGTCGCTCTCGGCGGAGGAACGGGCGACGCTGATCGCGACGCGCACCGCCGACGGCCGGCTCAAGCACGATATCCGCGTGCAGGGCGAAGGGGAGACGGTATTCCTTGTCTACTGA
- the pcaH gene encoding protocatechuate 3,4-dioxygenase subunit beta, whose protein sequence is MTLQSGTIAAAPESLLASPDQVAQSAITAEIVDLHGALDRREARGEALPATMHDFPPYRSSILRHPTKNPRLVDPETIELLSPAFGQRDVAAIESDLTIQHAGEPLGERMTVRGRLLDSWGRPVRNQLIELWQANSSGRYIHQRDQHPAPLDPNFTGAGRAVTNDDGEYLFTTIKPGPYPWKNHLNAWRPAHIHFSVFGSSFTQRLVTQMYFPGDPLFALDPIYNTIWRQKDRDALVGVYDHDLTSPEWSTGYRFDIVVDGPDATWFEQEEA, encoded by the coding sequence ATGACCCTCCAGTCAGGAACGATCGCAGCCGCCCCGGAGTCGCTGCTCGCTTCGCCCGACCAGGTCGCGCAGTCGGCGATCACCGCTGAGATCGTCGATCTTCATGGGGCGCTCGACCGTCGGGAGGCGCGGGGAGAAGCGCTGCCTGCCACCATGCACGACTTCCCGCCGTATCGGTCGAGCATCCTGCGGCATCCGACCAAGAACCCCCGGCTGGTCGACCCCGAGACGATCGAGCTGCTGTCGCCGGCTTTCGGGCAGCGCGATGTCGCCGCGATCGAGTCGGATCTCACGATCCAGCATGCCGGTGAGCCGCTGGGCGAGCGGATGACGGTGCGTGGTCGGCTGCTGGACTCGTGGGGGAGGCCGGTGCGCAACCAGCTCATCGAGCTGTGGCAGGCGAACTCCTCTGGGCGCTACATCCACCAGCGCGACCAGCATCCTGCGCCCCTTGATCCGAACTTCACCGGCGCGGGGCGTGCGGTCACGAACGATGACGGCGAGTACCTGTTCACGACGATCAAGCCGGGCCCGTATCCGTGGAAGAACCATCTCAACGCGTGGCGCCCCGCGCACATCCACTTCTCGGTGTTCGGTTCGTCGTTCACCCAGCGACTGGTCACGCAGATGTACTTTCCCGGCGACCCGCTCTTCGCCCTCGACCCCATCTACAACACGATCTGGCGCCAGAAGGACCGCGACGCTCTGGTCGGGGTGTACGACCACGACCTAACGTCGCCGGAATGGTCTACGGGATACCGCTTCGACATCGTCGTTGACGGACCCGACGCGACCTGGTTCGAGCAGGAGGAGGCCTGA
- a CDS encoding IclR family transcriptional regulator, with protein MANSPSGDSVTERLIRVLETFTPSRTAQSAAEIGRRAGLPASSAHRIVGELVDAGMLERDDDRRIRIGMRLWELATRSSHALRLRQVALPFMERVQSRVREHTQLAILEQDEALFLERLSSPDSGSNVTRVAGRLPLHASSSGLVLLAYAEHALQERILAGALPPVSAETITDPAELRRKLAEVRAVGHAAAPGYIEEVSTGVAVPVHDETGNVGAALSVVLRRNDATEPALRELLAAARDIERGLGGRR; from the coding sequence ATGGCAAACTCCCCCTCGGGCGATTCCGTCACCGAGCGACTCATCCGCGTGCTCGAGACGTTCACGCCCTCTCGCACGGCGCAGAGCGCCGCCGAGATCGGTCGCCGGGCGGGCCTACCCGCCTCCTCTGCCCATCGCATCGTCGGCGAGCTGGTCGACGCGGGGATGCTGGAGCGCGACGACGACCGGAGGATCCGCATCGGCATGCGCCTGTGGGAGCTGGCCACGCGATCCTCACACGCCCTGCGCCTCAGGCAGGTGGCGCTGCCCTTCATGGAGCGGGTGCAGTCGCGTGTGCGCGAGCACACCCAGCTGGCCATCCTCGAGCAGGACGAAGCACTGTTCCTGGAGCGCCTGAGCAGCCCTGATTCCGGGTCGAACGTGACGAGGGTGGCGGGCCGGCTGCCGCTGCACGCGTCCTCCTCCGGGCTGGTGCTGCTCGCCTATGCCGAGCACGCCCTGCAGGAGCGAATCCTCGCCGGCGCCCTCCCCCCGGTGTCTGCCGAGACGATCACCGACCCCGCGGAGCTGCGCCGCAAGCTCGCGGAGGTCCGCGCCGTGGGGCATGCGGCGGCCCCCGGCTACATCGAAGAGGTCTCGACAGGTGTGGCCGTGCCTGTGCACGACGAGACGGGCAACGTCGGGGCGGCCCTCTCGGTCGTGCTCCGTCGCAACGACGCGACCGAACCCGCGCTGCGCGAACTGCTCGCCGCCGCCCGCGACATCGAGCGCGGTCTCGGCGGCCGCCGCTGA